A window of Calypte anna isolate BGI_N300 chromosome W, bCalAnn1_v1.p, whole genome shotgun sequence contains these coding sequences:
- the LOC115600049 gene encoding LOW QUALITY PROTEIN: olfactory receptor 10AG1-like (The sequence of the model RefSeq protein was modified relative to this genomic sequence to represent the inferred CDS: substituted 1 base at 1 genomic stop codon), with product MPQRKGLENHTAGPAFILLGFSDHSSLQGLRFTVFLLIYLVVLTGNSLIALITVLDSSLHSPMDFFLRNLSFLEICYTSVTLPKMLVGFPMRDGSISFFGCAAQLYFLDLLGSIECLLLAAMSYGPYTAICDLLHYSLIMSRGLCVTLLVGSWMVVVPVQVVQTYQVFTLPFCASHDLHHFFCDVPPFLELACADTLWNQVTLYTSILVFAVLPFSLIVLSYTKMIRAVLKMPSVVGRHKACSTCSSHLGVVTLFYGSAAVFYFKXRSRDSVETDKYHALFYTILTPVFHPVIYSLRNKEIVKPLYEVIRKKKD from the exons ATGCCCCAAAGAAAAGGCTTGGAGAATCACACTGCTGGACCTGCATTCATTCTCCTGGGATTTTCTGACCACTCCAGCCTGCAGGGCCTGCGCTTCACAGTCTTCCTGCTCATCTACCTGGTGGTCCTCACAGGGAACAGCCTGATTGCACTCATCACAGTGCTGGACTCAAGCCTCCACAGCCCCATGGATTTCTTCCTGAGGAACTTGTCCTTCCTGGAGATCTGCTACACATCAGTCACTCTGCCAAAAATGCTGGTGGGTTTCCCGATGAGAGATGGCAGTATCTCCTTCTTTGGCTGTGCTGCCCAGCTCTACTTCCTTGATTTGCTGGGCAGCATTGAATGCCTTCTGCTGGCTGCCATGTCCTATGGCCCCTACACAGCCATCTGTGACCTTCTGCACTACAGCCTCATCATGAGCAGGGGGCTCTGTGTCACACTGCTGGTGGGATCATGGATGGTTGTTGTACCAGTGCAAGTAGTTCAGACATACCAGGTGTTCACTTTGCCCTTCTGTGCATCCCATGACCTTCATCACTTCTTCTGTGATGTTCCTCCTTTTCTGGAACTTGCCTGTGCAGACACTTTGTGGAACCAAGTGACTCTGTACACCAGCATCCTGGTTTTCGCagtccttcccttttccttgatAGTTCTTTCTTACACTAAAATGATCAGGGCAGTTCTGAAAATGCCTTCAGTTGTTGGCAGACACAAAGCCTGTTCCACCTGCTCCTCACACCTTGGGGTGGTCACTCTCTTCTATGGCTCAGCCGCAGTGTTCTACTTCAAGTGACGCTCAAGGGACTCTGTAGAAACTGACAAATACCATGCCCTGTTTTACACAATTTTGACCCCTGTGTTTCACCCTGTCATCTATAGCCTGAGGAACAAGGAG attgtgaaacctctctacgaGGTTAtccggaagaagaaagac